The genomic region GGCAATCCGTTCGCGCTCTTCCAGGAACTCCGCCGCACCCGCTCTCCGACGCCGGCGCGGGGGGGCGAGATCGCGCCGCGCGACATCGTCGTGCCCGCCGGCACGACCAGCTTCAAGCCGGGCCCGATCGTCGGCGAGCTCCAGCACGCGGGCTTCCCGGCGGCGATCGAGAAGGGCAAGGTCGTCCTGAAGAAGGACGTCACGATCGTCCGAGCCGGCGACAAGATCTCCCGCGAGGTCGCCGGGATGCTCACGCGGCTCGAGATCTTCCCGCTCGAGGTCGGGCTATCGCTGCGCGCGGTCGTCGACGGGGACACGTTCTATCCGCCGGGCGTGCTCGCGATCGACCTCGACGCTCAGCGGGCCGATCTCGCGCGAGCCGCGCGCGCGGCCCTCGGGCTTGCGGTCGAGCTCGGCTACGCGACGAAGGAGAGCCTGCCGCTCCTCCTCACGAAGGCGCACCGCCGGGCGCTCGGCCTCGCGCTCGCGGCCGGCTACGCGACGCCCGAGACGATCGAGCCGCTGTTCGCGAAGGCGATGCGCGAGGCGGCGACGGTCGCCAGACTTACAGGCACCTGAGGTTCCCCCCAAGGTCCACGGAGTGAGAAACATGGAGTATGTCTACGGAGCGCTCTTGCTCAACGCCGCCGGTAAGCCGATCGACGAGAAGGCCCTCACGGGCGTGCTGAGCGCTGCGGGGCTCTCCCCGGACGCCGCGCGCGTGAAGGGGCTGCTCGCGAGCCTGGAAGGCGTCAATCTGACCGAGGTCCTCGCCAAGGCCGAGACGTTCTCGGCGCCCGCGCCCGCCGCGGCGCCGGCCGAGAAGAAGGAAGGCAAGGGCGAGAAGAAGGAAGAGGAGAAGAAGGAAGAGAAGGGCGTCTCCGAGGAGGAGGCCGCCGAGGGTCTCTCCGCCCTCTTCGGGTAGCGCGCGCGTAATCGCAAGCGCACCGCTTAAGAAGCGGGGCTCGGTGGCTCCGTCGGGAGGCCCGCCGACCGCCCAGGTTCCTCGGATGCCGGCCCGGGATCGCTGCGGCGTCGTCGGGGTGTCGCTCCAGGGGAAGGGCGCCGCCCCGTACCTCTTCCGAGGCCTCCGCGCCCTGCAGCACCGGGGCCAGGAGTCGGCCGGCATCGCCACGACGAGCCACGGCGTCCTCCACCACCGCAAGGGGATGGGCCTCGTCCACGAGATCTTCTCGCAGGAGATGCTCGATGCGCTGCGGGGGTCGAGCGGGATCGGCCATGTACGCTATCCCACCACAGGCGCGACCGATCTCGAGAACGCGCAGCCGATCGTCTTCAAGATGCGCGGCAGCGACGCCGCGCTGGCGGCGAACGGCGACCTCGTCAACTACGAACGGATCCGCCGACGCATCCAGACCCAGGGCATCGAGCTGCTCGGCAACGCCGACACCGAGACGATGGCCCAGGCGATCGCGCTCGAGTACAACCACACGCGCGACCTCGACGCGGCGATCCGGCGCGCGTGCCCCGAGCTGATCGGTGGCTACTCGGTCGTGATGATCGTGGGCAACCGGGTGTACGCGTTCCGCGACCCGCTCGGGATCCGTCCGCTGGTCTTCGGGACGGTCGAGGGCGGCGTGGCCGTCGCGAGCGAGTCGGTCGCGCTCGAGCTGATGGGCGGCAAGGCGGTCCGCGACGTGCTCCCGGGCGAGGTGGTGGTGCTCGAGCGCGGGCAGCTCGCCCGCAGCTCGCGCATCCCGAGCTCCGGCGAGCGCGCCCACTGCATGTTCGAGTGGGTCTACTTCTCCCGCCCCGACTCGATCGCCGAGAACGTGCCGATCTACGAGGTACGGCACCGCATCGGCCTGCGCCTCGCCCGGGAGGCGCCCGTCGACGCCGACCTCGTCGTCCCGGTGCCGGACTCCGCCCGGCCCCAGGCGCTCGGCTTCTCGGAAGGCTCGAAGATCCCCTACGCGGAGGCGCTGATCAAGAACCGGTTCGTCGAGCGGACGTTCATCCTCCCCGACCAGCGTCGACGCGAA from Thermoplasmata archaeon harbors:
- the rplJ gene encoding 50S ribosomal protein L10, encoding MPGRGSVPEERLARVADLEAMMLARPMMAVVGIRGVPAAALQSMRRELRARDHPIRVATNSSLRHAVENASAKRPALRPLLEHVDDQTALLAAEGNPFALFQELRRTRSPTPARGGEIAPRDIVVPAGTTSFKPGPIVGELQHAGFPAAIEKGKVVLKKDVTIVRAGDKISREVAGMLTRLEIFPLEVGLSLRAVVDGDTFYPPGVLAIDLDAQRADLARAARAALGLAVELGYATKESLPLLLTKAHRRALGLALAAGYATPETIEPLFAKAMREAATVARLTGT
- the rpl12p gene encoding 50S ribosomal protein P1, translating into MEYVYGALLLNAAGKPIDEKALTGVLSAAGLSPDAARVKGLLASLEGVNLTEVLAKAETFSAPAPAAAPAEKKEGKGEKKEEEKKEEKGVSEEEAAEGLSALFG
- the purF gene encoding amidophosphoribosyltransferase, whose amino-acid sequence is MAPSGGPPTAQVPRMPARDRCGVVGVSLQGKGAAPYLFRGLRALQHRGQESAGIATTSHGVLHHRKGMGLVHEIFSQEMLDALRGSSGIGHVRYPTTGATDLENAQPIVFKMRGSDAALAANGDLVNYERIRRRIQTQGIELLGNADTETMAQAIALEYNHTRDLDAAIRRACPELIGGYSVVMIVGNRVYAFRDPLGIRPLVFGTVEGGVAVASESVALELMGGKAVRDVLPGEVVVLERGQLARSSRIPSSGERAHCMFEWVYFSRPDSIAENVPIYEVRHRIGLRLAREAPVDADLVVPVPDSARPQALGFSEGSKIPYAEALIKNRFVERTFILPDQRRRESEVRVKLHPIPGLLKGKRVVLVDDSIVRGTTFREIVQMVRAAGATRVDVRIGCPPIRAPCYFGIDMKERKELVAYNRTPEEVASVVGADSVH